A DNA window from uncultured Methanoregula sp. contains the following coding sequences:
- a CDS encoding type II toxin-antitoxin system VapC family toxin, with translation MSDKTVLDSSVITAIFFPEELTARTIKKIQGMDCITVDLAVTDAANVAAKRILSGTDSPDDMKIMLHDAIRFIELLCETIPSRELIEPALDLACELDISLYDALFVAAAVQHRAPLFTADEKLFSAAGKACRVMLLE, from the coding sequence ATGTCCGATAAGACTGTACTCGATTCAAGCGTCATTACCGCGATCTTTTTTCCGGAGGAGCTGACCGCGAGGACCATTAAGAAAATCCAGGGGATGGACTGCATCACGGTGGATCTTGCCGTCACGGACGCGGCGAATGTTGCCGCGAAACGGATCTTATCCGGGACGGACAGTCCGGATGATATGAAGATCATGCTCCACGATGCCATCAGGTTCATAGAATTACTCTGCGAAACGATCCCTTCCCGGGAACTGATTGAGCCGGCGCTCGACCTGGCCTGCGAACTCGATATATCTCTTTACGATGCGCTGTTCGTTGCTGCCGCGGTACAGCACAGGGCCCCGCTGTTCACTGCAGATGAAAAACTTTTTTCGGCGGCCGGGAAGGCCTGCAGGGTGATGCTGCTGGAATAG
- a CDS encoding SDR family oxidoreductase, protein MRYIVTGGAGFIGSHIVEELQNQDHEVVIFDNLFSGKMENISQFLSKDAVSFVNGSVTDLPLLKKTFDGADGIFHEGAIPSVPRSIANPIATNEANVTGTLNVLVAARDCGVRKVLFASSSSVYGNTPTLPKQESMTPNPLSPYAVSKFTGEQYLRVFNDIYGLQTVALRYFNVFGPRQDPKSQYAAVIPNFITAILKNESPHIYGDGKQTRDFTFVKDVVQANIRAMNSDAQGVFNVAYCQRISLLDLAKEIMDITGITVPLIHDSPRAGDVRDSLADIHKAQQEFGYAPAYTVKTGLKETITWYRNQ, encoded by the coding sequence GTGCGCTATATTGTGACCGGGGGAGCAGGTTTTATCGGCTCTCATATTGTCGAAGAGCTCCAAAACCAGGATCATGAGGTAGTGATCTTCGATAACCTGTTTTCCGGTAAGATGGAAAACATCAGTCAATTCCTTTCAAAAGATGCAGTGTCTTTTGTGAACGGAAGCGTAACCGATCTTCCGCTCCTGAAAAAGACCTTTGATGGTGCAGACGGCATTTTTCACGAGGGAGCGATTCCTTCCGTTCCCCGTTCTATTGCAAATCCGATTGCCACCAACGAGGCAAATGTTACCGGAACATTGAATGTTCTTGTTGCTGCGAGGGATTGCGGTGTAAGAAAAGTTCTCTTTGCATCATCATCATCCGTTTACGGGAACACACCGACTCTTCCCAAGCAGGAATCAATGACACCAAATCCCCTATCTCCATATGCAGTTTCAAAATTTACCGGGGAACAATATCTCCGGGTCTTCAATGATATTTATGGGCTACAAACCGTTGCCCTGCGGTACTTCAATGTGTTCGGTCCGCGGCAGGATCCTAAATCACAATATGCAGCTGTGATTCCCAATTTCATAACCGCGATACTGAAGAATGAATCCCCTCACATCTACGGTGATGGAAAGCAGACCCGGGATTTCACCTTTGTAAAAGATGTTGTCCAGGCAAATATCCGGGCAATGAATTCCGATGCACAGGGAGTATTCAACGTGGCTTACTGCCAGCGGATCAGCCTGCTTGATCTTGCAAAGGAGATTATGGATATCACCGGAATAACTGTCCCGCTCATCCATGATTCCCCCCGGGCCGGGGATGTCCGCGACTCGCTTGCCGATATCCACAAAGCACAACAGGAATTCGGGTATGCTCCCGCATATACCGTGAAGACCGGTCTTAAGGAGACAATAACATGGTACAGAAACCAGTAA
- a CDS encoding nucleotide sugar dehydrogenase, with protein sequence MVQKPVTKPTICVVGLGYVGTPLAEAFAEHVPTIGFDIDARKVESLVESGSKVQATTDAKKIQTADYVLICVPTPVTKAKDPDLTPVKSATTSIGRNLKKNAVIVLESTVYPGVTEDIVVPILERESGLKCGKDFFVGYSPERINPNDDAHTLDKITKIVSGMDGKTTDRLVELYSLVTTVYRAPDIKTAEAAKVIENIQRDLNIALMNELSLIFERLGLDTEEVLKAAGTKWNFHPYRPGLVGGHCIPVDPYYLVMKAEELGYHPQVILAGRSINDGMPKHVAEMTIKGLNEAGKVIKGSKVLILGLTYKEDVPDTRESPVEEIIHELKEFKIEVYGHDPLLPEEVIRRFGAIPLPHLDQKADAVIIAVAHKQFRKLTVQEICNLMGEQPVFIDVRGMVDLQNQKISELYYRKL encoded by the coding sequence ATGGTACAGAAACCAGTAACAAAACCCACTATATGCGTAGTCGGACTCGGTTATGTCGGAACCCCCCTGGCTGAGGCATTTGCCGAACATGTCCCGACTATCGGATTTGATATCGATGCACGGAAGGTAGAATCACTTGTTGAATCCGGATCGAAAGTTCAGGCAACTACGGATGCAAAAAAGATCCAGACTGCCGATTATGTCCTGATCTGTGTCCCGACACCGGTCACGAAAGCCAAGGATCCTGATCTTACGCCAGTTAAGTCCGCTACGACATCGATTGGCCGGAATCTGAAGAAGAATGCTGTCATTGTTTTAGAATCAACGGTATATCCCGGCGTAACGGAGGATATCGTTGTCCCGATCCTTGAACGGGAGTCGGGCCTGAAATGCGGGAAGGATTTTTTTGTGGGATATTCCCCTGAACGCATCAACCCGAACGATGATGCGCATACTCTTGACAAGATCACCAAGATTGTTTCCGGCATGGATGGGAAGACAACCGACCGGCTCGTTGAACTCTACAGCCTTGTCACGACCGTGTATCGTGCTCCGGACATCAAGACTGCTGAAGCTGCAAAAGTAATCGAGAATATTCAGCGGGATCTCAACATTGCCCTAATGAACGAACTCTCGCTCATCTTTGAACGTCTCGGTCTGGATACTGAAGAGGTTCTCAAAGCTGCAGGAACAAAATGGAACTTCCACCCGTACCGGCCCGGGCTTGTCGGTGGCCACTGCATCCCGGTTGATCCATATTATCTTGTGATGAAAGCTGAAGAGCTCGGTTACCATCCCCAGGTGATCCTGGCCGGCCGGTCCATCAATGACGGTATGCCCAAACACGTGGCAGAGATGACCATCAAAGGGCTCAATGAGGCAGGCAAAGTGATCAAGGGATCCAAAGTCCTGATTCTCGGCCTGACCTATAAGGAGGATGTACCGGATACCCGGGAATCTCCGGTCGAGGAGATCATCCATGAACTCAAGGAGTTCAAAATTGAGGTGTACGGCCATGATCCTCTCCTTCCCGAAGAGGTCATCCGCAGGTTTGGAGCCATTCCGTTACCTCATCTGGATCAGAAAGCCGATGCGGTTATCATTGCCGTGGCTCATAAGCAGTTCAGGAAACTGACGGTACAGGAGATCTGTAATCTCATGGGAGAGCAGCCGGTCTTTATTGATGTGAGGGGAATGGTGGATCTTCAAAACCAAAAAATCTCTGAATTATACTATAGGAAATTGTAA
- a CDS encoding nucleotide sugar dehydrogenase, which yields MASKKLLNKTVCVYGLGYVGLPLAEDFSNYIHTIGYRRDQKKVDELNAKPGNRIEATTDPKKIREADFVIIAVPTPVTKAKDPDMEPVISASTTVGKNLKKGAIVVMESTVYPGVTEDIMVPILERESGMKCGRDFKVGYSPERINPGDEEHILKNIYKIVSGMDKETLRDLSELYSLVTNVYEAPTIKTAEAAKVIENIQRDLNISLMNELSMIFARLGLDTEEVLKAAATKWNFHKYKPGLVGGHCIPVDPYYLVQKAKEVGYHPKVILAGRSINDGMPKYVAEMTVKGLNKVGKTIKGSNVLIMGLTYKEDVADIRESPVESMVEELKEYDVNVYGYDPLLSDSVIKHFGAIPLSKLNKKMDAIIIAVAHAPFKKMCITDFNNFMNAHPVLVDVRGMVDKIDAEKNGFYYRKL from the coding sequence ATGGCTTCCAAAAAACTGCTGAACAAAACTGTTTGTGTATACGGTCTGGGATATGTCGGCCTTCCGCTTGCAGAGGATTTTTCGAACTATATCCATACCATTGGTTACCGTCGGGACCAGAAAAAAGTTGATGAACTGAACGCAAAACCGGGAAACCGGATCGAAGCCACGACCGATCCTAAAAAGATCAGGGAAGCTGATTTCGTCATCATCGCCGTTCCAACTCCGGTGACCAAGGCAAAAGATCCCGACATGGAACCGGTTATTTCCGCTTCAACAACCGTAGGGAAGAACCTGAAAAAAGGGGCGATCGTTGTGATGGAATCTACGGTCTATCCGGGGGTTACCGAAGATATCATGGTGCCGATCCTCGAACGTGAGTCCGGTATGAAATGCGGCAGGGACTTCAAGGTCGGTTATTCCCCGGAACGGATCAATCCCGGCGATGAAGAGCACATTTTAAAAAATATTTACAAGATTGTATCCGGCATGGACAAGGAGACCCTTCGCGACCTGTCCGAACTCTACAGCCTCGTCACCAATGTCTATGAAGCCCCCACTATCAAAACCGCTGAAGCAGCAAAAGTGATAGAAAATATCCAGCGGGATCTCAATATCTCCCTGATGAATGAACTCTCGATGATCTTCGCCAGGCTCGGCCTTGACACGGAAGAGGTTCTCAAAGCCGCTGCCACCAAGTGGAATTTCCATAAATACAAACCCGGCCTTGTCGGCGGTCACTGTATTCCTGTCGACCCCTATTATCTGGTTCAGAAAGCAAAAGAGGTCGGGTATCACCCCAAGGTCATCCTTGCCGGCCGGTCCATCAACGATGGTATGCCGAAATATGTGGCAGAGATGACGGTCAAGGGACTCAATAAAGTTGGAAAGACCATCAAAGGATCCAATGTCCTGATTATGGGACTCACCTACAAGGAAGATGTTGCGGATATCCGGGAATCACCGGTCGAGAGCATGGTCGAGGAATTGAAAGAATATGATGTGAACGTGTATGGGTATGACCCCCTTCTGTCGGATTCAGTTATCAAGCATTTCGGTGCAATCCCGTTGTCAAAATTAAATAAAAAAATGGATGCCATAATTATTGCCGTGGCTCATGCCCCATTTAAGAAAATGTGTATTACCGATTTCAATAATTTTATGAATGCCCATCCTGTATTAGTTGATGTTAGAGGGATGGTGGATAAGATTGATGCTGAAAAGAACGGGTTTTACTATCGAAAATTATAA
- a CDS encoding Gfo/Idh/MocA family oxidoreductase, with protein MDVGVIGCGMMGKNHVRVYSELKLVDQVYVYDPDPKSVSHLKSTCESVSVCPTIEGLIERVDAASICVPTPYHFRVAKQLIESHVPCLIEKPICQTVKEAEYLINLIPDDLTVGVGHIERFNAIIPELAQIIKHPLYIEINRHNPGSTRIVGTSIIEDLMIHDIDLLFNLFPIKKWDLTCSGNDDVATALFTINTCPAILTASRKSSKKVRRIYIEEEHFTVEGDFMAQELYIHRKPGRFSIEGERYSQETTIEKVQVNKSEPLKKELKTFLRAVRDKTPFTVTPRQALDNMVICEKIHACLKTART; from the coding sequence TTGGATGTCGGTGTTATCGGTTGCGGGATGATGGGAAAGAACCATGTCCGTGTGTATTCTGAACTCAAGCTTGTCGATCAGGTCTATGTATACGATCCCGATCCCAAATCCGTAAGCCACCTGAAATCCACATGCGAATCTGTTTCGGTGTGCCCAACTATCGAGGGCCTGATCGAGAGGGTTGATGCAGCCAGTATCTGCGTACCAACTCCCTATCATTTCCGGGTTGCAAAACAACTTATCGAATCGCATGTTCCCTGCCTTATCGAAAAACCTATCTGCCAGACGGTAAAGGAAGCCGAATATCTCATCAACCTGATCCCGGATGATCTGACCGTTGGCGTCGGGCATATCGAGCGGTTCAATGCAATCATCCCTGAACTGGCCCAGATCATCAAACACCCGCTCTACATCGAGATCAACCGGCATAACCCGGGCTCCACGCGCATTGTCGGTACATCTATCATCGAAGATCTCATGATCCACGATATCGATCTTCTCTTTAATCTCTTTCCGATAAAAAAATGGGATCTTACCTGCTCGGGCAATGATGATGTTGCTACCGCACTTTTTACCATCAATACCTGCCCGGCTATCCTGACCGCAAGCCGGAAATCCTCGAAAAAAGTCCGCAGGATTTACATCGAGGAGGAACATTTCACGGTCGAGGGGGACTTCATGGCCCAGGAGCTGTATATCCATCGCAAGCCCGGCAGGTTCTCCATTGAAGGCGAGCGATATTCGCAGGAAACAACGATTGAGAAAGTGCAGGTCAACAAATCCGAGCCCCTGAAAAAGGAACTCAAGACCTTCCTACGGGCAGTGCGGGATAAGACCCCATTCACGGTCACGCCCCGGCAGGCGCTTGACAACATGGTGATATGCGAAAAAATCCATGCGTGCCTGAAAACTGCCAGAACATAA